One stretch of Thermoplasmata archaeon DNA includes these proteins:
- a CDS encoding PRC-barrel domain-containing protein, with protein MLVEMTELLGRQIYTPDGRLLGEVDNVVVDVEAAKADGLYVEETSPMLVDDSRPVNVPYRWVSAVNDVVLLKYFPRRVSVKKGAARAAPAPEAAAAR; from the coding sequence ATGCTGGTCGAGATGACCGAGCTCCTGGGGCGCCAGATCTACACGCCGGACGGACGATTGCTGGGCGAGGTCGACAACGTCGTCGTCGACGTCGAGGCGGCCAAGGCGGACGGGTTGTACGTCGAGGAGACGAGCCCGATGTTAGTCGACGACTCGCGACCCGTCAACGTCCCCTACCGCTGGGTGTCCGCGGTGAACGATGTCGTGCTGCTGAAGTACTTCCCTCGCCGCGTCTCGGTGAAGAAGGGCGCGGCCCGGGCCGCGCCAGCGCCCGAGGCCGCGGCCGCCCGCTGA
- a CDS encoding ATP-dependent DNA ligase, which yields MKLADLVRAYDQLEGTSKRTDRRRVLGELFAPLAPKLIVPVVYLSQGILRPEFEGVELGVGASLARRAVVLATGAPDSRVAERLRVRGDLGSVVAELLEARGTPVADSALDLEGVYATLREIARTSGEGSQEQKVTSIVGLLGRASPSEAKYIVRFVLGELRLGVRDQTILDGLSSAFADSDKAARARIEEAYNLSSDLGLVAQALAARGPAGLAEIHLEVGRPIRPMLAEREPDLASILRRMGGTAALEYKYDGLRVQAHVARDGRVRLFSRRLEEIGAQFPDVARALPSALRRHPAIVEGECVPIDPSTGEIRPFQEVSRRRGRKHDLDKVQAEIPVALFLFDVLLDGSEGVYERPFPERRRTLSELVRPNDTIALAEQRTVESVEAATAFFEEAVAAGAEGVMAKSLSPESRYRAGARGFWWIKYKREYTAALGDSIDGVIVGGFHGRGRRAGRFGAFLLAVYDPHRERFESFTKVGTGFDDASLEALSKRMRALAVPHPPPEVETGLVPDAWFRPEVVLEVRGAELTVSPVHRAAMNRVRAGGGLALRFPRFTGRVRDDKGSTDATTSDELLEMYRTQVRRLPPESGAEPAS from the coding sequence ATGAAGCTCGCTGACCTCGTCCGGGCCTACGACCAGCTCGAAGGAACCAGCAAGCGGACGGACCGCCGTCGGGTGCTGGGCGAGCTGTTCGCGCCGCTTGCTCCGAAGCTGATCGTGCCGGTCGTCTACCTCTCGCAGGGGATCCTGCGGCCGGAGTTCGAGGGGGTCGAGCTGGGGGTCGGCGCCTCGCTCGCCCGACGCGCGGTCGTCCTCGCGACCGGCGCGCCGGACTCCCGGGTCGCCGAACGCCTGCGCGTGCGGGGCGACCTCGGTTCGGTCGTCGCCGAGCTCCTCGAGGCCCGCGGAACGCCGGTCGCCGACTCGGCCCTCGACCTGGAAGGGGTCTACGCGACGCTCCGGGAGATCGCGCGCACCTCGGGCGAGGGCTCGCAGGAGCAGAAGGTCACCTCGATCGTGGGCCTGCTCGGGCGGGCGAGCCCGTCCGAGGCGAAGTACATCGTCCGGTTCGTGCTGGGCGAGCTCCGCCTCGGCGTGCGGGACCAGACGATCCTGGACGGTCTCTCTTCCGCCTTCGCCGACTCCGACAAGGCCGCCAGGGCGCGCATCGAGGAGGCCTACAACCTGTCGAGCGACCTCGGGCTCGTCGCGCAGGCGCTCGCGGCCCGCGGCCCGGCCGGGCTGGCGGAGATCCACCTCGAGGTCGGCCGGCCGATCCGGCCGATGCTGGCCGAGCGCGAGCCGGATCTCGCCTCGATCCTCCGGCGGATGGGCGGGACGGCCGCCCTCGAGTACAAGTACGACGGGCTCCGGGTCCAGGCCCACGTCGCCCGCGATGGGCGGGTACGCCTGTTCTCCCGTCGCCTCGAGGAGATCGGCGCGCAGTTCCCCGACGTCGCGCGGGCCCTGCCGTCCGCCCTGCGGCGGCACCCCGCGATCGTCGAAGGCGAGTGCGTTCCGATCGACCCGTCGACGGGGGAGATCCGGCCCTTCCAGGAGGTCTCGCGTCGCCGGGGCCGCAAGCACGATCTCGACAAGGTCCAGGCGGAGATCCCCGTCGCGCTGTTCCTGTTCGACGTCCTCCTGGACGGTTCCGAGGGGGTCTACGAGCGGCCGTTCCCCGAGCGACGTCGGACGCTGAGCGAGCTCGTGCGGCCCAACGACACGATCGCGCTCGCGGAGCAGCGGACGGTGGAGTCCGTCGAGGCTGCCACGGCGTTCTTCGAGGAGGCCGTCGCCGCCGGGGCGGAAGGCGTGATGGCGAAGTCCTTGAGCCCCGAGAGCCGCTACCGCGCCGGCGCGCGCGGCTTTTGGTGGATCAAGTACAAGCGAGAGTACACGGCGGCCCTGGGCGACTCGATCGATGGGGTCATCGTCGGGGGGTTCCACGGCCGTGGCCGTCGGGCGGGGCGTTTCGGAGCGTTCCTGCTGGCGGTCTACGACCCCCACCGCGAGCGGTTCGAGTCGTTCACGAAGGTCGGGACCGGCTTCGACGACGCGAGCCTCGAGGCGCTGTCCAAGCGCATGCGGGCCCTCGCCGTCCCCCACCCCCCGCCCGAGGTCGAGACCGGCCTCGTCCCCGATGCCTGGTTCCGGCCCGAGGTCGTCCTGGAGGTTCGCGGAGCCGAGCTGACCGTGAGCCCGGTCCACCGGGCGGCGATGAACCGCGTGCGGGCGGGCGGAGGGCTCGCGCTGCGGTTCCCCCGCTTCACGGGCCGGGTCCGGGACGACAAGGGCTCCACCGACGCGACGACCTCCGACGAGCTGCTCGAGATGTACCGCACCCAGGTGCGTCGCCTCCCGCCGGAGTCGGGCGCCGAACCCGCGAGCTGA
- the rpe gene encoding ribulose-phosphate 3-epimerase, giving the protein MPPRPRRLAPSLLSADFARLAEAIRLAEEGGADALHLDVMDGHFVPNISFGPALVRATRRSTRLPLDIHLMVSHPDQFVPTFVEAGGTTIVFHREADVEPGETIRRIHDLGAQAGIAVRPPTPLDDVAPWLDRVDQLLVMSVHPGFSGQKFLPESGPKLSDARARLDRLGSAADLSVDGGITTETAALAARAGATFFVCGDSVFARGRVVDNLKALRSSIGAGRPDEAR; this is encoded by the coding sequence GTGCCGCCCCGTCCCCGCCGGCTCGCGCCCTCGCTCCTGAGCGCCGACTTCGCCCGCCTCGCCGAGGCGATCCGCCTCGCGGAAGAGGGCGGCGCGGACGCGCTCCACCTGGACGTGATGGACGGCCACTTCGTGCCGAACATCTCCTTCGGGCCCGCGCTCGTGCGGGCGACGCGCCGCTCGACGCGTCTGCCGCTCGACATCCACCTCATGGTCTCGCACCCGGACCAGTTCGTACCGACCTTCGTGGAGGCCGGCGGAACGACGATCGTCTTCCATCGGGAGGCGGACGTCGAGCCGGGCGAGACGATCCGACGGATCCACGACCTCGGCGCGCAGGCCGGGATCGCGGTCCGCCCGCCGACCCCGCTCGACGACGTAGCGCCGTGGCTCGACCGCGTCGATCAGCTGCTCGTGATGAGCGTCCACCCGGGCTTCTCCGGCCAGAAGTTCCTGCCGGAATCGGGCCCGAAGCTGTCCGACGCTCGCGCCCGCCTCGACCGACTCGGGTCGGCCGCGGACCTTTCCGTCGACGGTGGGATCACGACGGAGACGGCCGCGCTGGCGGCCCGGGCCGGCGCGACCTTCTTCGTTTGCGGCGATTCCGTCTTCGCGCGCGGCCGCGTGGTCGATAATCTAAAGGCGCTGCGGAGTTCGATCGGCGCGGGCCGACCGGATGAAGCTCGCTGA